The nucleotide sequence TAGGAAATAAATCGGTTAGGTAATCTCTAAGTACATTACCGGTAACTGAAATTGTATCTTTTCCCTCTTTAACTCTTTTAAGCGTAAATTCTGTAGCTTCTAATGGAGCCATGATTTCTATCTGAATTCCTTCAGTATCATGTTCAGGAAGATATTTTTCAACTTTTTGAATTAGTTGCGCATCATGAGCTCTTTCGTTATCCAGCCAAAATACAATAGGCATCCCACTAGATTTACCACGATTTACGGCTAATTTTACCCAATCTTGAATTGGTGCATCTTTTACCTGGCACATTCTCCAAATATCTCCGGCACCAACTTCGTGTTCGATTAGTGTTTCACCTTTTAGGTCAACAACTTTCACAGTTCCCGCTTCAGGAAGTTCGAAAGTTTTATCGTGAGAACCATATTCTTCAGCTTTTTGAGCCATTAATCCAACATTAGGAACAGTTCCCATAGTTGTAGGGTCAAAAGCGCCATTCTCTTTACAGAAGTCTATAGTAGCCTGGTAAATACTCGCGTAACTACTATCTGGAATAATAGCTTTGGTATCCTGAGTTTTGTCATTTTTGTTCCACATTTGTCCGGATGTTCTGATCATTGCCGGCATAGACGCGTCAATAATAACATCACTAGGAACATGTAGATTTGTAATTCCTTTGTCTGAATTTACCATTGCAATGTCAGGACCGTTTTCTAAATCTGCCTGAATCGCATCGTTAATTTCTTTCTTTTTATCGTTTGATAGGTTATCAAGAGAACTTAAAACATCACCTAAACCACTATTAGGGTTTCCGCCTGCTTTCTTAATGTCTTCTCCATATTTTTCAAAAACATCTTTAAAAAACACTTTTACAGCATGACCAAAAATGATAGGGTCTGAAACCTTCATCATGGTAGCTTTCATGTGTAAAGAGAAAAGTACTCCTTTATCTTTAGCGTCTTGTACTTGTTTCTGAAGGAATTTCTGTAATTTATCGACGTGCATCACAGTACCGTCAATAATTTCTCCCGCCAGTAATTTAATATCTTTCTTTAAAACAGTTTCCTCGCCAGATTCTGAAGTGAAAACAATATTTACACTATCACCTTCATTTAAAGTAACCGATTTTTCATTATGATAAAAATCGCCACTATCCATTGTGGAAACATGAGATTTAGAGTCTGCACTCCATTCTCCCATAGAATGAGGATTCTTTTTAGCGAAGTTCTTTACAGCTTTTGGAGCTCTACGATCTGAATTACCTTCACGTAAAACAGGGTTTACAGCACTACCTTTAACTCTATCGTATTTTGTTCTAATTTCTTTTTCATCTTCGGTAGCAGGCTCATCTGGATAATCAGGAAGTTTGTAACCATTTTCCTGAAGTTCTTTAATGGCCGCTTTCAACTGCGGAATAGAAGCACTAATATTAGGAAGCTTAATAATGTTAGCTTCTGGTTTCTTTGCAAGTTCACCAAGCTCTGCAAGAGCATCGCTAACTTTTTGATCGTCCTCTAAAAATTCAGGAAACTGAGAAAGAATACGTCCTGCAAGAGAGATGTCTTTTGTTTCTAAAACAACATCTGCTGCTTTGGTGTAGGTTTGAACGATTGGAAGTAATGAGTATGTGGCTAAAGCCGGAGCTTCATCTGTTTTTGTATAAAAAATCTTGGTGTTTTCTGCCATTATTTAATTTTTTTTGATTTGTCAATTATCGAAGAAACCCTTTGGTTTTAGAAGGGTTTG is from Zunongwangia endophytica and encodes:
- a CDS encoding NADP-dependent isocitrate dehydrogenase encodes the protein MAENTKIFYTKTDEAPALATYSLLPIVQTYTKAADVVLETKDISLAGRILSQFPEFLEDDQKVSDALAELGELAKKPEANIIKLPNISASIPQLKAAIKELQENGYKLPDYPDEPATEDEKEIRTKYDRVKGSAVNPVLREGNSDRRAPKAVKNFAKKNPHSMGEWSADSKSHVSTMDSGDFYHNEKSVTLNEGDSVNIVFTSESGEETVLKKDIKLLAGEIIDGTVMHVDKLQKFLQKQVQDAKDKGVLFSLHMKATMMKVSDPIIFGHAVKVFFKDVFEKYGEDIKKAGGNPNSGLGDVLSSLDNLSNDKKKEINDAIQADLENGPDIAMVNSDKGITNLHVPSDVIIDASMPAMIRTSGQMWNKNDKTQDTKAIIPDSSYASIYQATIDFCKENGAFDPTTMGTVPNVGLMAQKAEEYGSHDKTFELPEAGTVKVVDLKGETLIEHEVGAGDIWRMCQVKDAPIQDWVKLAVNRGKSSGMPIVFWLDNERAHDAQLIQKVEKYLPEHDTEGIQIEIMAPLEATEFTLKRVKEGKDTISVTGNVLRDYLTDLFPILELGTSAKMLSIVPLMNGGGLFETGAGGSAPKHVQQFLEEGHLRWDSLGEFLALAVSLEHLGNKYDNKRALVLADALDAATEKFLENGKSPSRKVNELDNRGSHFYLAMYWAEALTNQDKDADLKSHFEKIASELKENEDKILEELIGAQGSSQNIGGYYKMNDEKTSNAMLPSETLNRILGN